In one Elusimicrobiota bacterium genomic region, the following are encoded:
- a CDS encoding glycosyltransferase, producing the protein MRGGEKCLEVFCELFPEATLFSLVHVKGSLSPTIEKMKIITSFLQHFPDIENKYRNYLPLMPIAIGQFDLNGYDLIISSSHCVAKGVKVPERSLHISYCYTPMRYIWDLYDQYFGNSKLYVKIAMKILRPVLQWWDVNSSKRVDNFVAISQYIQERIKRHYNRDSIVIYPPVNTEFYTLSDKLEKKDYYLVVSAFAPYKRIDLAIETFNKIGLPLKIIGSGQEEKKLKKMANKNIEFLDWKNDDELKYYYQNCKALIFPGEEDFGIVPVEAQSCGTPVIAYSRGGAIETIVDGKTGVFFENQTVESLTRAIHKLGKIQFDSKEIHVHAQDFSRSVFKEKISKFIEKNLKN; encoded by the coding sequence ATGAGGGGCGGGGAAAAATGTTTGGAAGTTTTTTGTGAATTATTTCCTGAAGCAACTCTTTTCTCGCTGGTACATGTAAAAGGTTCTCTGTCTCCAACCATTGAGAAAATGAAAATTATCACATCTTTTCTTCAGCATTTTCCTGACATAGAAAATAAATATAGAAATTACCTGCCTTTAATGCCAATAGCTATAGGACAATTTGATTTAAACGGATATGATTTGATAATTTCGTCCAGCCATTGTGTTGCTAAAGGTGTGAAAGTTCCCGAAAGGTCACTACATATATCATATTGTTACACCCCTATGCGTTACATATGGGACCTGTACGACCAATATTTTGGAAATTCAAAACTATATGTTAAAATTGCAATGAAAATATTGAGACCAGTCCTTCAATGGTGGGATGTTAACAGTTCAAAGAGAGTTGACAATTTTGTTGCAATTTCTCAATACATTCAAGAAAGAATAAAAAGGCATTACAACCGCGATTCTATTGTCATTTATCCTCCGGTGAATACTGAATTTTATACTCTTTCTGATAAATTAGAAAAAAAAGATTACTACCTGGTTGTTTCTGCTTTTGCTCCTTATAAAAGAATAGATTTGGCAATAGAAACTTTTAATAAAATCGGATTGCCTTTAAAAATAATCGGATCAGGACAGGAGGAAAAAAAATTAAAAAAAATGGCAAATAAAAATATTGAATTTTTAGATTGGAAGAATGATGATGAACTAAAATATTATTATCAAAATTGCAAAGCTTTAATTTTCCCGGGTGAAGAAGATTTTGGGATCGTCCCCGTAGAAGCGCAGTCTTGCGGTACTCCTGTCATAGCCTATTCCAGGGGCGGGGCTATTGAAACCATAGTTGACGGCAAAACGGGTGTTTTTTTTGAAAATCAAACAGTCGAATCTCTAACTAGAGCAATACATAAACTAGGTAAAATACAATTTGATTCAAAAGAAATTCACGTGCACGCACAAGATTTTAGTCGTAGTGTATTCAAAGAAAAGATCAGCAAATTCATTGAAAAAAATCTTAAAAACTAG
- a CDS encoding sugar transferase, with translation MKKHSHTLFICVLFAGDLLLLYFSFVLGYYIRFFWASIITVFPPFKGIPNFTIYNELFKLAILVWLPVFIFVGFYKKKIESDLDDLVNVVKGTVIATILLMAITFVYRDVEFSRFVIGIIWVISSILIFIWHLTSKYVFQLIITHSQNVLIIGKIEEIEILKKTFRRNRHIKPFFLFDYKNEENIFNLITQKDINEILVMSSLLSKQELIDLSDKCEEKKIELKIVPDLLQLKLGEILIDDSLGIPVFRLKSPSLVGANFYYKKMFDIFLSIVFLSFSIVPLIFIAIFIKLDSKGKILYSHQRMGYKGRVFNFFKFRTMMINADEMLEKIKHLTERKGPVFKMKNDPRITKIGKFLRRYSIDEIPQIINILRGEMSWIGPRPQVLWEAKAYDNWAKRRLSVLPGATGLWQVSGRASLSYEEMIELDIFYLENWSLGLDLKILLKTLPAIFSRKGAY, from the coding sequence ATGAAAAAACATTCTCACACACTTTTTATATGTGTTCTCTTCGCAGGCGACCTTTTACTGCTCTATTTTTCATTTGTGCTTGGATATTACATAAGGTTTTTTTGGGCGTCAATTATAACAGTATTTCCTCCTTTTAAAGGCATACCTAACTTTACCATCTACAATGAGTTATTTAAACTCGCGATTTTAGTCTGGCTGCCTGTATTTATATTTGTGGGATTTTATAAGAAAAAAATTGAATCAGACCTGGACGACCTCGTAAATGTTGTTAAAGGTACAGTCATAGCCACAATCCTTTTAATGGCTATTACTTTTGTTTACAGGGACGTGGAATTTTCAAGATTTGTTATTGGGATAATCTGGGTTATCAGCAGTATCCTGATATTCATCTGGCACTTAACATCAAAATACGTTTTTCAACTCATTATAACTCACTCGCAAAATGTCCTCATTATCGGCAAAATCGAAGAAATTGAAATTCTTAAAAAAACCTTTCGAAGAAACAGGCACATTAAACCGTTTTTTTTATTTGACTATAAAAACGAAGAAAACATTTTTAACCTGATTACGCAAAAAGACATTAACGAAATACTGGTGATGAGTTCTCTGTTAAGCAAACAGGAACTGATAGATCTGTCTGATAAATGCGAGGAAAAGAAAATAGAGCTAAAAATAGTCCCAGACCTGCTACAGTTAAAACTCGGAGAAATACTTATTGACGACTCTTTAGGAATTCCGGTATTTCGTTTGAAATCGCCGTCTTTAGTGGGGGCAAATTTTTATTACAAAAAAATGTTTGATATATTCCTTTCTATAGTATTTTTGTCTTTCTCAATAGTTCCACTTATTTTCATTGCTATATTTATAAAACTTGATTCAAAAGGAAAAATTCTTTATTCTCATCAACGAATGGGTTATAAAGGCAGAGTTTTTAATTTCTTTAAATTCAGAACCATGATGATAAATGCCGACGAAATGCTTGAAAAAATAAAACATCTCACTGAACGAAAAGGCCCCGTATTTAAAATGAAAAATGACCCAAGGATTACGAAAATCGGAAAATTTTTAAGAAGATACAGTATCGATGAAATCCCTCAGATAATAAATATCCTTAGAGGAGAAATGAGTTGGATAGGGCCCAGGCCCCAGGTATTATGGGAAGCTAAAGCCTATGATAATTGGGCCAAGAGGCGCTTAAGCGTACTGCCGGGAGCAACTGGGCTTTGGCAGGTTTCAGGAAGAGCTTCTCTCAGTTACGAAGAGATGATAGAACTTGATATTTTTTACCTGGAAAATTGGTCCTTAGGGCTTGATTTAAAAATATTGTTAAAAACTTTGCCGGCAATTTTCAGCCGAAAAGGAGCGTATTAA